One window from the genome of Carnobacteriaceae bacterium zg-84 encodes:
- a CDS encoding NUDIX domain-containing protein — protein MRTKERYKTKSAVFVMFIYDDKVLCQKRQNTGFMDGFYDMGASGHVEEGETLTQAAKREVKEELNIDIDKERLKLVTTIHHKSEDEVYYYFYFSYILHAQDEYDFSINEPEKNEKLIWLNMSQLPEDVTVYNRQAVDNYYRHIPLSELGF, from the coding sequence ATGCGAACAAAAGAACGTTATAAAACAAAAAGTGCTGTCTTTGTGATGTTTATTTATGATGATAAAGTATTATGCCAAAAACGACAAAATACAGGTTTTATGGATGGCTTTTATGATATGGGAGCCAGTGGACATGTTGAAGAGGGAGAGACATTAACGCAAGCAGCTAAAAGAGAAGTCAAAGAAGAATTAAATATTGATATTGATAAAGAACGTCTAAAATTAGTGACGACCATTCATCATAAAAGTGAGGATGAAGTGTATTATTATTTTTATTTTAGTTATATATTACATGCACAAGATGAATACGATTTTTCCATTAACGAACCAGAAAAAAACGAAAAATTGATATGGTTAAATATGTCACAATTACCAGAAGATGTAACGGTCTATAATCGACAAGCTGTTGACAATTATTATCGTCATATTCCCTTATCAGAACTAGGTTTTTAA
- a CDS encoding RNA-binding transcriptional accessory protein, with product MEEKVFSLTVKKLPQFKANQIQTVLSLLKEGNTVPFIARYRKEMTGALDEVQIREIEDVHHYLENLLKRKEEVQRLIEEQGKLTPELEQAIQKAEKMQQLEDIYRPFKQKRRTKATIAKEKGLEPFALWILSSPKDANIDEKACQFLSEEVETIEDALIGAHEIIAETISDTAKYREWIRQYTFKYGSIVSTVKDESKDEKHVYEMYYEFQELVTKIRPHRVLALNRGEKEDILKVDVTIDTQKIMEYLEKQLIKYPNNVTAEYIRKAIEDAYKRFIAPSIERDIRNELTEIADTQAIQVFGENLKNLLLQPPMKERVILGLDPAYRTGCKLAIIDETGRVLAKSVIYPHKPAPEYKRQEAGKIFCDLLEMYHVTMIAIGNGTASRESEQFVATQIKQLNRPVHYVIVNEAGASVYSASDIARLEFPDYQVEERSAVSIARRLQDPLAELVKIDPKSVGVGQYQHDVSQKQLTNQLDFIVETVVNQVGVNLNTASASLLQYVAGMNKTIANNIVAYRDEHGAFKNRFELKKVARLGDKAFEQAAGFLRVVGGETILDNTPIHPESYTETKALLHAFNIQIDALGQEETTDVLKTIDVEKATHLTGLGQETVTDILEALQKPGRDMRDDIPAPILRSDVMTMEDLKVGMSLEGTVRNVVDFGAFVDIGVKQDGLVHLSKMSQKFVKSASDIVSVGDIVTVWIDAVDIVKNRISLSMVPLDDK from the coding sequence ATGGAAGAAAAAGTATTTTCATTAACAGTTAAAAAATTACCGCAATTTAAAGCAAATCAAATTCAAACAGTATTATCATTATTAAAAGAAGGTAATACAGTTCCGTTCATTGCACGCTATCGTAAAGAAATGACTGGAGCATTAGACGAAGTACAAATTAGAGAAATCGAAGACGTACATCATTATTTAGAAAATTTACTAAAACGTAAAGAAGAAGTACAACGATTGATTGAAGAACAAGGTAAACTAACACCTGAATTAGAACAAGCTATTCAAAAAGCAGAAAAAATGCAACAATTAGAAGATATATATCGACCTTTTAAACAAAAAAGACGTACAAAAGCAACAATCGCTAAAGAAAAGGGATTAGAGCCATTCGCTTTATGGATATTGTCTAGCCCTAAAGATGCTAATATTGATGAAAAAGCGTGTCAATTTTTATCTGAAGAAGTAGAAACGATAGAAGATGCCTTAATAGGAGCACATGAAATTATAGCAGAAACAATTAGCGATACAGCAAAGTATCGTGAATGGATTAGACAATATACATTTAAATATGGTTCTATTGTGTCTACTGTAAAAGATGAGAGTAAAGATGAAAAACATGTTTATGAAATGTATTATGAGTTTCAAGAATTGGTTACTAAAATACGTCCTCATCGTGTTTTAGCATTAAATCGTGGAGAAAAGGAAGATATTTTAAAAGTAGATGTTACTATTGATACGCAGAAAATTATGGAGTATTTGGAAAAACAGCTTATCAAATACCCTAATAATGTTACTGCTGAATATATAAGAAAAGCAATCGAAGATGCTTATAAACGTTTTATTGCACCAAGTATTGAACGAGATATTCGTAATGAATTAACAGAAATAGCAGATACACAAGCCATTCAAGTATTTGGTGAAAACTTAAAAAATTTATTGTTACAACCACCAATGAAAGAACGTGTTATTTTAGGATTAGACCCAGCCTATCGAACAGGATGCAAATTAGCGATTATTGATGAAACAGGACGTGTACTGGCAAAAAGCGTGATTTATCCTCATAAACCAGCTCCAGAATATAAACGACAAGAAGCTGGAAAAATTTTCTGCGACTTATTAGAAATGTATCATGTTACGATGATTGCGATTGGGAATGGAACAGCTAGTCGTGAATCTGAACAATTTGTTGCTACTCAGATTAAACAGTTAAATCGTCCAGTACACTATGTCATTGTGAATGAAGCAGGTGCATCCGTTTACTCTGCAAGTGATATTGCGAGATTGGAGTTTCCAGATTATCAAGTAGAAGAACGTAGTGCCGTGAGTATTGCACGTCGTTTACAAGATCCATTGGCAGAATTAGTAAAAATTGATCCTAAATCTGTAGGAGTTGGGCAATATCAACATGATGTTTCACAAAAACAACTAACAAATCAACTAGATTTTATTGTTGAAACAGTTGTGAACCAAGTAGGTGTTAATTTAAATACAGCGAGTGCTTCTTTATTACAATATGTTGCCGGTATGAATAAAACGATTGCGAATAATATTGTTGCTTATCGTGATGAGCATGGTGCCTTTAAAAATCGTTTTGAACTAAAAAAAGTCGCTAGACTAGGTGATAAAGCTTTTGAACAAGCAGCAGGATTTTTACGAGTGGTTGGTGGAGAAACGATATTGGATAATACGCCAATACACCCAGAATCTTATACAGAAACCAAAGCATTATTGCATGCATTTAACATTCAAATAGATGCTCTTGGACAAGAAGAAACAACAGATGTTTTAAAAACGATTGATGTTGAAAAAGCAACACATCTAACAGGATTAGGACAAGAAACCGTCACAGATATTTTAGAAGCACTACAAAAGCCGGGTAGAGATATGCGTGATGATATACCCGCACCAATTTTAAGAAGTGATGTCATGACAATGGAAGATTTAAAAGTCGGCATGTCACTAGAGGGTACAGTTCGAAATGTTGTTGATTTTGGTGCTTTTGTAGATATTGGTGTAAAACAAGATGGGCTTGTTCATCTATCTAAAATGAGTCAAAAATTTGTAAAATCTGCCAGCGATATTGTGTCTGTTGGTGATATAGTAACGGTATGGATTGATGCCGTCGATATAGTAAAAAACAGAATTTCTTTAAGTATGGTACCTTTAGATGACAAATGA
- a CDS encoding aminotransferase class I/II-fold pyridoxal phosphate-dependent enzyme, translating to MRNPLNKKVTSLTSSGIRRFFEIAAMIEDVISLGVGEPDFDTPWHVREEAITKLRQGSTFYSPNAGLYDLRVGIADFNKRKYQLDYDPKDEIIVTVGCSEGIDLALRTMIDNGDEVIVLDPSYVSYIPTITLAGGVPVLISLDEKEKFRLTPEKLEAAITPKTKMVIISYPNNPTGAIMEKEDLEKIAEVIKKHDIFVLSDEIYSELTYTDTPHYSIANIEGMKERTIVLNGFSKAFAMTGWRLGYALGPAIVINEMIKIHQYTVIAPSTVGQYAGIVAISDCDDEIEYMRTSYNQRRRYLLSMFESMNLECFEPEGAFYVFLNIKKFGLSSNDFCERLLREHKLAIVPGSAFGEGGEGFVRISYAYSIEELQEAMNRLKIFIDTI from the coding sequence ATGAGAAACCCGTTAAACAAAAAAGTAACCTCTTTAACATCTTCGGGTATTCGTCGCTTTTTTGAAATAGCAGCAATGATTGAAGATGTCATTTCTTTAGGTGTTGGGGAGCCTGATTTTGATACACCTTGGCATGTTAGAGAAGAAGCGATTACGAAATTGCGACAAGGGAGTACCTTTTATTCGCCAAATGCAGGCTTGTATGATTTACGAGTAGGCATTGCCGATTTTAACAAACGAAAATATCAATTAGATTATGATCCGAAAGATGAAATTATTGTGACTGTAGGCTGTAGTGAGGGGATTGATTTAGCGCTCCGTACGATGATAGATAATGGAGATGAAGTTATTGTATTAGATCCATCTTATGTATCTTATATACCAACCATTACTTTAGCAGGAGGAGTACCCGTACTTATTTCTTTAGATGAAAAAGAAAAATTTCGTCTAACTCCTGAAAAATTAGAAGCTGCCATTACACCTAAAACAAAAATGGTTATTATTTCTTATCCAAATAATCCAACTGGGGCGATTATGGAAAAAGAAGATTTAGAAAAAATTGCTGAAGTAATTAAAAAGCATGATATTTTTGTATTAAGTGATGAAATATACAGTGAATTAACCTATACAGATACTCCGCATTATAGTATTGCGAATATTGAAGGTATGAAAGAAAGAACTATTGTATTAAATGGTTTTTCAAAAGCTTTTGCCATGACAGGTTGGCGTTTAGGATATGCTTTAGGACCAGCCATTGTCATTAACGAAATGATAAAAATTCATCAGTACACTGTGATTGCTCCTTCAACTGTAGGACAGTATGCAGGTATTGTGGCAATATCTGATTGTGATGATGAAATAGAATATATGCGTACATCCTATAATCAACGTAGACGTTATTTATTAAGTATGTTTGAATCAATGAATTTAGAGTGCTTTGAACCAGAGGGTGCATTCTATGTCTTTTTAAATATCAAAAAATTTGGTTTAAGTTCAAATGATTTTTGTGAAAGATTATTAAGAGAACATAAATTAGCGATTGTACCAGGATCAGCTTTTGGAGAAGGCGGAGAGGGATTTGTCCGTATTTCTTATGCGTATTCTATTGAAGAATTACAAGAAGCAATGAATAGATTAAAAATTTTTATTGATACAATTTAA
- a CDS encoding HAD family phosphatase translates to MIKLIVSDMDGTLLDNTLNVTKENKDAILYTTKKGIPFVIATGRHLNEALPALKAADLHCPIISANGAAIYNEHQELIKVNAISPNNVLAVLEIAEKYDTLFIELMMLSGILSDQPKKREMMMKTFISGRLHNGTPEEIELAVKEKLKEFPVSYVSSLQQFIKEEKTDKVLKIFVCNTVQNEQLDAFRQDISQLSDVSITSSHPENVEINSLYAQKGIAVKDMARQMNISLEDVFAIGDNMNDYSMISVVGYGVAMGNAVPNLKKAARYVTDKNFESGVAKAIYHFVNEENLA, encoded by the coding sequence ATGATAAAACTAATTGTTTCTGATATGGACGGCACTTTATTAGATAACACATTAAATGTTACAAAAGAAAATAAAGATGCCATTTTATACACAACTAAAAAGGGAATTCCCTTTGTCATCGCAACCGGTCGTCATCTCAATGAAGCATTACCAGCTTTAAAAGCTGCTGATTTACATTGCCCGATTATTTCTGCAAATGGTGCAGCCATTTATAACGAGCATCAAGAATTGATAAAAGTCAACGCCATATCGCCTAATAATGTCTTAGCAGTTCTAGAAATTGCAGAAAAATATGATACATTATTCATCGAATTGATGATGTTATCAGGTATTTTATCAGACCAACCTAAAAAGCGGGAAATGATGATGAAAACATTTATCTCTGGACGTTTACACAATGGCACACCTGAAGAAATTGAATTGGCTGTTAAAGAAAAATTAAAAGAATTTCCCGTATCTTATGTTTCATCATTACAACAATTTATTAAAGAAGAAAAGACAGATAAAGTATTAAAAATTTTTGTTTGTAATACAGTACAAAACGAACAATTAGATGCGTTTAGACAAGACATCTCTCAGCTAAGTGATGTATCTATTACATCATCACATCCTGAAAATGTTGAAATCAATAGTCTTTATGCTCAAAAAGGCATTGCTGTAAAAGATATGGCAAGACAAATGAATATTTCACTTGAAGATGTTTTTGCAATCGGCGATAATATGAATGACTATTCTATGATTTCTGTTGTAGGATATGGTGTTGCTATGGGGAATGCTGTACCAAATTTAAAGAAAGCCGCACGTTATGTCACAGATAAAAATTTTGAAAGTGGTGTTGCAAAAGCCATTTATCATTTTGTAAATGAGGAGAACTTAGCATGA
- a CDS encoding rRNA pseudouridine synthase: MRLDKLLFELGYGSRGSVKKILSARQVRVDEEIVTLGNTNVSPMIQDIYVQNKRVIYTKEAYYMLNKPIGVVTAVTDEKHQTVIDCIDGKDKKIGLYPVGRLDRDTKGLVFITNNGPLGFRMLHPKYHVSKRYEVVVNACLTQEDVIAFRNGITFLDGYTCQSASLTIIQASDTKSIALVDIHEGKFHQIKKMFLSVGKKVISLTRISFAELVLDSSLKEGEYRALTPNELQQLKKYLQ; the protein is encoded by the coding sequence ATGCGATTAGATAAATTATTATTTGAATTAGGTTACGGTTCAAGAGGATCCGTTAAAAAAATACTTTCAGCTAGACAAGTTCGTGTTGACGAAGAGATTGTTACGTTGGGGAATACAAATGTTAGTCCAATGATACAAGATATATATGTACAAAATAAGCGTGTTATTTACACCAAAGAGGCGTACTATATGTTAAATAAACCAATTGGTGTTGTCACGGCAGTGACTGATGAAAAGCACCAAACGGTTATTGATTGTATTGATGGGAAAGACAAAAAAATAGGACTTTATCCAGTGGGGCGATTAGATAGAGATACAAAAGGCTTAGTTTTTATCACAAATAATGGTCCTTTAGGATTTAGAATGTTACATCCAAAATATCATGTATCCAAACGCTATGAAGTTGTTGTAAATGCTTGCTTGACGCAAGAAGATGTGATTGCGTTTCGAAACGGTATTACTTTTTTAGACGGATATACTTGTCAATCAGCATCATTGACTATTATTCAAGCAAGTGATACAAAAAGTATAGCTTTGGTCGATATACATGAGGGTAAATTTCATCAAATTAAAAAAATGTTTTTAAGTGTAGGAAAGAAGGTTATTTCTTTAACAAGAATTTCCTTTGCAGAGTTAGTGTTAGATTCTTCACTAAAAGAGGGAGAATATAGAGCCTTAACGCCAAATGAACTACAACAATTAAAAAAATATTTACAATAG
- a CDS encoding LysM peptidoglycan-binding domain-containing protein, with translation MHLKKLYKKMLSKTAVAMTILTMTAMFIPQSVTVHAESTVKLWEPRSIQHIRQSIQKTNEGMQQYTVQFGDTLFGISWATNIPFYQLLRLNDVSDGQLLKIGTVLTLNEDETQLTIEREDYNKVYDLNTGKEIEQVEFIENPVLTPASYSLNQFMFLGIINWSGYKFTYYSQSVLPGGGLRIPGRHVNANGYVVDGDGYIVLANNAPIGTVIDTPFGAKGKVYDRGTVGNHFDVYIR, from the coding sequence ATGCATTTAAAAAAATTATATAAAAAGATGTTATCAAAAACAGCAGTAGCGATGACGATACTAACAATGACAGCAATGTTTATACCACAGTCAGTAACAGTACATGCAGAATCGACTGTTAAATTATGGGAACCAAGAAGTATTCAACACATTAGACAAAGTATCCAAAAAACAAACGAAGGAATGCAACAATATACCGTTCAATTTGGAGATACACTATTTGGTATTTCATGGGCAACAAATATTCCTTTTTACCAATTATTACGTTTGAATGATGTGTCGGATGGACAATTACTAAAAATTGGGACTGTTTTAACACTGAATGAAGACGAAACACAATTAACGATTGAAAGGGAAGATTATAATAAAGTATATGATTTAAATACAGGGAAAGAGATTGAACAAGTAGAATTTATTGAAAATCCCGTTTTAACTCCAGCAAGTTATTCATTAAATCAATTTATGTTTTTAGGAATTATTAACTGGAGTGGTTATAAATTTACATATTATTCACAATCAGTCTTACCAGGAGGCGGATTGCGCATCCCAGGGCGTCATGTCAATGCGAATGGATATGTTGTTGACGGAGATGGTTATATTGTTTTAGCAAATAATGCACCTATTGGGACAGTAATTGATACACCATTTGGTGCAAAAGGAAAAGTGTATGATCGAGGAACCGTAGGTAATCATTTTGATGTATATATTCGATAA
- a CDS encoding SprT family protein codes for MTNEELQKLVECISLTFFKQPFVHQAIFNPRLKTTGGRYHLKTHNLDFNPKIVVVFGKDELIGVIKHELCHYHLHLQGLGYKHQDKDFKQLLKQVGGSRYVKNVNQKQPKYTYQCTGCQQVIYRQRRFNVSKYICSKCRHSFKEIPF; via the coding sequence ATGACAAATGAGGAACTACAAAAACTTGTTGAATGTATCTCTTTGACATTTTTTAAACAGCCATTTGTTCATCAAGCAATTTTTAACCCTCGACTAAAAACAACGGGTGGCAGGTATCATCTTAAAACACATAATTTAGATTTTAATCCCAAAATAGTAGTTGTATTTGGAAAAGATGAATTGATTGGTGTTATTAAGCACGAATTATGTCATTATCATCTACATTTACAAGGTTTAGGATATAAGCATCAAGACAAAGATTTTAAACAATTATTAAAACAAGTTGGTGGCAGTCGCTACGTCAAAAATGTCAATCAAAAACAACCAAAATATACTTATCAATGTACCGGTTGCCAACAAGTGATTTATCGACAACGACGATTTAATGTGTCGAAATACATTTGTTCAAAATGTCGTCATTCATTTAAAGAAATCCCATTTTAA
- the rpsN gene encoding 30S ribosomal protein S14: MAKKSKIIKAMKQRELIEKYASIRKELKAKGDIEGLRKLPKNANPIRYKNRDLLDGRPRGYMRKFGLSRVNFRELALKGQLVGVKKASW, encoded by the coding sequence ATGGCTAAAAAATCAAAAATAATAAAAGCGATGAAACAAAGAGAACTCATTGAAAAATATGCATCTATTCGAAAAGAATTAAAAGCAAAAGGCGATATAGAAGGTTTAAGAAAATTACCGAAAAATGCTAATCCAATTCGCTATAAAAATAGAGATTTATTAGACGGACGTCCAAGAGGCTATATGAGAAAATTTGGTTTATCACGTGTGAACTTTAGAGAATTAGCTTTAAAAGGTCAGCTTGTAGGCGTGAAAAAAGCAAGTTGGTAA
- a CDS encoding noncanonical pyrimidine nucleotidase, YjjG family: protein MMLKNYKTLLFDIDDTLLDFKKAEHIAFKQLLAHHNIDYTDTTFQLYLSINEPLWKDYELGKLDRATVLSSRFEQFFAHYQLSVSGKECDILYRSYLTIGNQLLDGALELIDTVSKTHQLAIVTNGVYDTQMARLKNNGLLPYFKHIFVSDKVGFQKPDKRFFDTIWQEMNITDTSSVLIIGDSLGADIKGGQNAGIDTCWINPTHQPNTLSHPITYTVDALQDLYTLF, encoded by the coding sequence ATTATGTTAAAAAATTATAAAACACTTTTATTTGATATAGATGATACGTTATTAGATTTTAAAAAGGCTGAACATATTGCTTTTAAACAATTATTAGCACATCACAATATCGACTATACGGACACAACATTTCAACTTTATTTATCTATCAATGAACCATTATGGAAAGATTATGAATTAGGCAAACTAGATAGAGCCACTGTTTTATCAAGTCGTTTTGAACAATTTTTTGCACACTATCAACTCTCTGTATCTGGAAAAGAATGCGATATATTATATCGTTCCTATTTAACAATAGGCAATCAACTACTAGACGGGGCTTTAGAGTTAATTGATACCGTATCAAAAACACATCAACTTGCTATTGTTACCAATGGTGTCTATGACACACAAATGGCTCGTTTGAAAAACAATGGATTATTGCCTTACTTTAAACATATTTTTGTATCAGACAAAGTTGGATTTCAAAAACCCGACAAACGTTTCTTTGATACAATATGGCAAGAGATGAACATTACTGATACATCATCCGTTTTAATCATCGGTGATTCATTAGGAGCAGATATAAAAGGTGGACAAAATGCCGGAATTGATACATGTTGGATTAACCCAACACACCAACCTAATACATTGTCACACCCTATTACTTATACAGTTGATGCATTACAAGATTTATACACCTTATTTTAA
- the traF gene encoding conjugal transfer protein TraF translates to MEQFKQDIAVLTETTVSRAIEAIQNKEDETFFIGRGTCPYCRKFATKLSHVVKETGAKVYFINSEEPSELEALKAFRDKYNMPTVPAFLHVHGEDVFVKCDSSMSEEEIKTFMHA, encoded by the coding sequence ATGGAACAATTTAAACAAGATATTGCTGTTTTAACAGAAACAACTGTTTCACGTGCAATTGAAGCAATTCAAAATAAAGAAGATGAAACATTTTTCATTGGTCGTGGTACTTGCCCATATTGTCGTAAATTCGCAACAAAATTATCACATGTTGTCAAAGAAACAGGTGCTAAAGTCTACTTCATTAACAGTGAAGAACCAAGTGAGTTGGAAGCATTAAAAGCATTCCGTGACAAATACAATATGCCAACAGTACCTGCATTTTTACATGTACATGGAGAAGATGTATTTGTTAAATGCGATTCTTCAATGAGCGAAGAAGAAATCAAAACATTTATGCACGCATAA
- a CDS encoding glycoside hydrolase family 73 protein, producing the protein MKRKYKIVVSRAFGMSLMIIASFLVVLLILAQSHSKQEENQANHTGIAEQEKIDFFSKIAVSAQENQEKYGVLSSITMAQAGLESEYGRSQLASKYYNLFGVKGSQYDGVALPTKEFYNGQWHTVHAYFKVYPSWKESIEQHGRLLHKGTSWNEAQYKAVIEAKNYKQAALALVEGGYATDPQYAEKIVSIIETYQLYKYDK; encoded by the coding sequence ATGAAAAGAAAATATAAAATAGTGGTATCACGTGCTTTTGGAATGAGTTTGATGATTATAGCGTCCTTTTTAGTTGTTTTATTGATATTGGCGCAATCACATTCAAAGCAAGAGGAAAACCAAGCAAATCATACCGGAATTGCAGAGCAAGAAAAAATAGATTTTTTTTCAAAAATAGCAGTATCTGCACAAGAAAATCAAGAAAAATATGGTGTTTTATCTAGCATTACAATGGCACAAGCAGGGTTAGAATCAGAATATGGACGTAGTCAATTAGCATCAAAATATTATAATTTATTTGGTGTAAAAGGTAGTCAATACGATGGTGTTGCATTGCCAACTAAAGAATTTTATAATGGGCAATGGCATACGGTTCATGCTTATTTTAAAGTATACCCTAGCTGGAAAGAGTCTATTGAGCAACACGGGCGATTATTACATAAAGGAACGAGTTGGAATGAAGCACAATATAAAGCGGTGATTGAAGCAAAAAATTATAAACAAGCAGCGTTAGCACTTGTTGAGGGAGGCTATGCGACAGATCCTCAATATGCAGAAAAAATTGTGTCTATTATTGAAACGTATCAACTATATAAATATGACAAATAA
- a CDS encoding Lrp/AsnC family transcriptional regulator — translation MDKIKEQILALLENNGRLTYEELAALVGESVDTVKEIVKALEKEGIICGYQALVNWDKTNDHDVSAVIELKVTPQKGSGFDDIAEQIYRYPEVEALYLMSGSYDFLVILRKAPMKSIAKFVNQLAVLDDVVSTATHIVLVRYKDHNKILFQNKKDQRMVVSQ, via the coding sequence ATGGATAAGATAAAAGAGCAAATTCTAGCTTTATTAGAAAATAATGGTAGATTAACATACGAAGAATTGGCAGCATTAGTAGGTGAAAGTGTCGATACTGTAAAAGAGATTGTGAAAGCATTAGAAAAAGAAGGTATTATTTGTGGCTATCAAGCACTTGTTAATTGGGATAAAACAAATGATCATGATGTATCTGCTGTTATTGAATTAAAAGTAACACCACAAAAAGGTAGTGGATTTGATGATATTGCAGAACAAATTTACCGTTATCCAGAAGTAGAAGCACTGTATTTAATGTCAGGAAGTTATGATTTCTTAGTGATTTTAAGAAAAGCACCAATGAAATCTATTGCGAAGTTTGTCAACCAACTAGCTGTGTTAGATGATGTTGTGAGTACGGCAACACATATTGTATTGGTACGTTACAAAGACCATAATAAAATTCTTTTCCAAAACAAAAAAGATCAACGAATGGTGGTAAGTCAATGA
- a CDS encoding putative metal homeostasis protein gives MEKQDISSAYRRLKSPNKKTRERALKIIKAIKKKRKLSA, from the coding sequence ATGGAAAAACAAGATATTTCAAGTGCGTATCGCAGATTAAAAAGTCCAAATAAAAAAACGAGAGAACGTGCTTTAAAAATTATTAAAGCAATCAAGAAAAAAAGAAAGCTATCTGCGTAG
- a CDS encoding serine/threonine protein phosphatase encodes MKEKLFIVGDIHGEYDLLEKLLRYWNEEEQQLVFLGDLADRGPKTKECFLKVKELVDRKGAICISGNHEDILLKWLGDPQENMDWYLRNGGQATIEGLLYKGVLEEETPQEAASMIQTRYPELITFIKELPLYYETDYCICVHAGVNFDLEDWHQTSRRDFIWIREPFHQTENTLGKPIIFGHTPVQSLHSRLFDTHLWYHKGKFGIDGGAVYNGALHGLIISKSGVEEHHQIIHPKHRWE; translated from the coding sequence ATGAAAGAAAAGCTATTTATTGTTGGAGATATACATGGAGAATATGATTTATTAGAAAAATTATTACGGTATTGGAATGAAGAGGAGCAACAATTAGTTTTTTTAGGCGATTTGGCAGATAGAGGGCCAAAAACAAAGGAATGTTTTTTAAAAGTAAAAGAATTGGTTGATAGAAAAGGTGCGATTTGCATAAGTGGGAACCATGAGGATATTTTATTAAAATGGTTAGGGGATCCTCAAGAAAATATGGACTGGTATTTAAGAAATGGTGGTCAAGCAACGATTGAGGGATTGCTTTATAAAGGTGTATTGGAAGAAGAAACACCTCAAGAAGCAGCATCTATGATACAAACAAGATACCCTGAGTTGATAACTTTTATTAAGGAATTACCTTTATATTACGAAACAGATTATTGTATTTGTGTGCATGCAGGTGTTAATTTTGATTTAGAAGACTGGCATCAAACATCTAGACGTGATTTTATTTGGATTCGTGAGCCTTTCCATCAAACAGAAAACACGCTTGGTAAACCAATTATTTTTGGGCACACACCTGTTCAATCTTTACACAGTCGTTTATTTGATACACATTTATGGTATCATAAAGGTAAGTTTGGTATCGACGGTGGGGCTGTCTACAATGGTGCTTTACACGGATTGATTATATCTAAAAGTGGCGTAGAAGAACATCATCAAATCATTCATCCAAAACATCGTTGGGAATAA